The segment TTCAGAAGATCGCCTCCCGTATCTGTAAACGCTCTGTGACCATGCAGGATGATGAGTTTTCGATCGCATTGAACGGATTTAATGAAGCGATCAGCCGTTACGAACAGAATCAGCCATCTTCTTTCCTCTCTTTCGCTTATATGGTGGTACAGCGGCGTTTAGTAGATCATTACCGGCGTGAAAAAAAACACCAGAATCAGTTGCCGTTGGTCCCCGCCGGTGCCAGGGAGAATGAACCCACCCATCCAGAAGTGGTGGCGCAATCCTTTGATCATTACCGTGAACAGGAATTGTCTGAAGTCAGGCGCAGTGAGGTAGCCCAATTCGCACAATTATTGAGACGGTATGATATTACGATGACCGATTTGGTTAAGACTTCTCCCAAACACCGGGATACGCGAGAGAATATGTTGGCTCTGGCGCAAATAATCGTGAATGAGAAAGATTTGTTAAAACAGTTTTTACACGGGAAAAAAATCACGAAGGAATTTGCTGAACGAGTTGGTTGTCATCGTCGGACATTGAGACGTCATCGAACCTATCTGATTGCCCTTGCCTTGGTTTTAGTTGAAGATTTGCCGATGATGCGGGAATATCTCGGCTTCTCATATGAAAAGAAGGGGGGTGGAGCTTGTGCAGAAGGGGATCGTGATGGAAGTCGGTCCACAGTACTGGGTCGTGATGACACCTGAGGGAGAATTTTTGAAAGTACCCACTGATGAAAGAAGCGTGGAGCCTGGGGATGAGATCTGCTTTACCCTGAAAAAGGAAAGACTGGCTTTGTTCAAGAAACGACGTTCCTGGATTGCCAGTGGTTTGGCAGTGGCATTGGTCACCCTGTTCTTGTTGATTCCGGTGATCGGACCCTCCCAAGCCCAGGCGGACAGCTATGTTTATCTCGATCTGAATCCGAGTTTGGAATTGGGTTTGGATAAATCGGGGAAAGTAATTCAGGTTCGTCCATTGAATGAAACCGGAAAGAAGTTGGTTAAGGGACTGGATTGGAAGGGGTTTGAAGTGGATTCGTTTGTTGTCACAGTGTTGTCCAAAGCACGGGCGGACGGTTATATCAGACCACAGGAGGGAATTATCGTCTCCCAAACCTCCAGTGAGCGAAATCACGTCCCCCAAACTCAACGAACCCTGCAATCCATTAAGCAGAGTGTGGAGCGAGATCCGGAGTTGAATCAGGAAGAGTTGAAAGTTTTCACTCTTTTATTGCCTGATCTATTGCGTAAACGGGCGGAAGAAATGGGGATTTCACCCGCCAAATATGCCTTATGGATGTTGTCCAAAAGAGATGGGCAGCCCATCGGATCAGATGAACTGATGGCTCTTTCCACTTCTGATTTGATGAAGCGGATCGATATTTCCCCAATCCTGCGCAATCCACCATCAAAAGATGAATGGGAAGACTGGATTGAAGAGGATGATAAATTGAAAGAAAAGGGTTCTGAGAACCCTGATTCCAAAGATGAAAAAGAAAAGGATCAATCCTCTCAGGATCCGCAAAAGTCCAAGGATGGACAAGACTCGTCAAAGGACAGTTCCAATCGGGATAACCCATCTTCCGAGAAACCAAAAGGCAAGGATCAGAAAGATCACCCGGACAACCCCTCTGGCTCAGATCCATCTGATCCGGATCGATCGGATGAAAAGCCGGGTGAGGGTCACCAAGACAGTCCGGACAGCGATCCGGCCGGAGATCAGGGTAAAGAGCCAGACGAGGCTGAGTCAGATCATTCGAAGACGACACATGACTAACTCCCAAAATTGATTCTCTTGCCCCTTCCGGATTCGTGCAAGCCAACACCTCCCAATCAGCTTGCCGATAAAAGAATAACGGGGGGACATCTATGAGAGGTATTGGGATTGTTCGCAAAGTGGACCATTTGGGGCGTGTTGTTCTTCCAAAGGAATTGCGGGATGTGATGAATATCAGCGCCCATGATGGTGTAGAGATATTTGTCAATGGTGATGCGATTATCTTACAGAAATACAATCCCTCTTGTATCTTCTGTGATTCCAATACACGTTTGTTTTATTTTAAAAGCAAGATCGTATGTGAAGAATGCTTGCAAGAGACTCGTATTTACGTAACCTGAACAGAAGATAAAAACCCCTTCTCCCCTTCAAGCAGAGAGGGGGTTTTCCTTGGGAACAAGGGGAAGCTCACCAAAGTGGTTCACTGATGTTTCGCTTTACCTCTGTAATGTGGATCACTGACAGGATCTCCGTGTATTTGTTACAATAGTGAGCGAAATAAATCTAGCCAAACTTTTTGCAAAATTAAAATGAAAGCGCTTTATTGGTGGAAGGGAGGAAAATGTCCTTTTGAATACCCGGAATCTGCTGGTGTCCTGTGTGAAAGGAGTGGGGCGGGTTCAACTTCATCGTCCCCATGTGTTAAATGCTTTGAATCGTGAACTGATCCGGGAGTTGGTTCAGGTTTTGGAGGAGATGGATCAGCAAGACGAGATTCATGTCATCTTAATCAGTGGCGGGGATCGTTTTTTTGCCGCTGGAGCAGATATTGATGAGATGGCGGATGCCTCTGCTGTGGACATGTTGGTGACAGACCCATTTTCCGATTGGGATCGGATTCGCAGGATATCCAAGCCTATGATTGCATCTGTGGGGGGCTATGCACTTGGTGGGGGTTGCGAATTGGCTATGATATGCGATATGATTATCGCTTCCGAAAAAGCTCAATTTGGACAACCGGAAATAAATCTGGGTGTCATGCCTGGTGCCGGCGGGACGCAACGTCTGACCCGTGCAGTAGGGAAAGCCAAAGCCATGGAGATGGTATTGACAGGGCGACCGATTACAGCAAGGGAAGCTTTTCAGGCAGGTTTGATCAATCGGGTGGTACCGACAGAGTTGTTGGAGAATGAATCGATGAAGCTGGCTCAGGAAGTTGCGGCCAAGGCACCTGTTGCTCTCCGATTGGCCAAGCAGGCGGTTTTAAGATCCTTCGACACGACTCTGAAAGAAGGATTGGATTACGAACAGAAACTGTTTTATCTTCTCTTTGCCACTCATGATCAAGAGGAAGGGATGAAGGCATTTAAGGAGAAAAGACCGCCTCGCTTTTTCGGAAAATAGGGTGAGGAGGAATCTCAAATGGCAGAAACCGTTGTATGGACAAAGGACTCCCATGTAGGTGTGATTACTCTCAATCGTCCCCAGGTTTACAATGCATTCAACCAACAGATGAATCAAGAATTGTTACAAGCTCTGAAAGAGATGGGGAAGGATCATGAGGTGCGGGCGGTAGTCATTACCGGAGCCGGTAAAGCCTTTTGTTCCGGACAGGATTTGAATGATCGCAGCGATCCCCATGTTCAGCAACTATCCTTAGGTGAGAGTGTCCGTAACCGCTACAATCCTATAGTAAAAGCCATCGCTGAGATGGAAAAACCCGTTATTGCAATGGTAAACGGTGTGGCGGCAGGGGCCGGGTGCAGCCTGGCTCTGGCATGTGATTTAAGGATTATCTCTGATCGGGCCAAGTTTGTGGAGGCCTTTGTCCGTATCGGTTTGGTTCCAGACAGCGGGTCCAGTTATTTTCTCCCCCGTTTGGTAGGGTATGGGCGGGCGATGGAACTTCTTTTGTCCGGAAGGGATGTTGAGGCGGAGGAAGCGGTACAGATCGGAATGGCCAATCGACTGGTAAGCCATGAGCGTTTGGAAGATGAAACATTAAACTGGGCGAAGCAGCTGGCACAAGGTCCAACCAAGACCATGGGTCTTATCAAACGCTCGTTGAACAAGGCCATGGATTCAGGTTTGGATGAGGCATTGGAATATGAGGCTTGTATGCAGGAAATAGCCGGAAAATCCGAAGATTTCCAAGAAGGTATTCGGTCTTTTGCGGAAAAGAGGGCCCCTCGTTTTTCCGGGAAGTAATAGCAGATCCTTTGAACTTCTCAATGGGCACAGGCATATAGTGGCAGTAGCCGGAACATTCATCACCCCCCGCTGTATCCATGCGGGGGGATCTGATCAAGGAATTCAAGCCCCCAAAAAATCAGCAGATAGGAATGATGGCAGTGAAAACAATGAAGATAGACCCTTCCACTCATTCTGCCTCTACCGGGAATAAAAAGAAAGAAGCAGTGATGAGTGACATCTTTGAGCTGATGGAAGAGGGTGGTCATGAACAGGTTATTTTTTCGCGTCATGCCGGTACCGGCCTCAAATCGATTGTCGCCATCCACGATACGACGATGGGACCCGCCCTCGGTGGTTGTCGGATGATCCCGTATGCCAGTACTGAGGAAGCGTTGCAGGATGCCCTGCGCTTGTCCAGGGGGATGACATATAAATGCAGTTTAGCTGATGTGGATTATGGCGGCGGTAAAGCGGTTATTATCGGAGATCCCCGAGTGGATAAAACTCCGGAACTGTTTCGGGCTCTGGGACGGTTTATCGGGGGATTGGGTGGACGCTTTTTTACCGGAACGGATATGGGAACCGTACCGGAAGACTTTGTCCACGCTGCCAGAGAGTCTTCTTCTTTTGCCGGACTTCCGGAAAGTCACGGCGGTGGTGGAGACACCTCTGTTCCCACTGCCTATGGAGTCATGCAGGGATTTCAGGCAACCGCCCAATTTTTGTGGGGATCGAAAAGTCTGAAGGGAAAAAAAGTGGCGGTTCAGGGTGCCGGGAAAGTGGGAGAAAAGCTGATTTCCCACTTGGTAGAGGAAGGGGCGGAAGTTGTTATTGCCGATACGGATGTAAATCAGGTTCGGAAATTGAAGGAAAGGTACCCCAATCAGGTGGCGACAACCGATGTGGAAAGCATTCATCGACAATCCTGTGATATTTTTGCTCCCTGTGCCATCGGAGGGGGGATCAATGATCAAACCATTCCTGAATTGGATTGCTCGGCGATTGTAGGTTCTGCCAATAACCAGTTGGCCGAAGATCGTCACGGCGAAGAACTTTATAAACGGAATATTCTTTATGCCCCTGATTATTTGGTAAATGCCGGGGGATTGATCCTGGTGGCTGATGAACTGGAGGGCCCCTGTCGGGAACGGGTAATGGAAAAGACCCGGGGCATTTATGATATATTGCTGAAAATTTTCGAACGTTCCGTAACCGATGATATCCCCACATCCCGGGCCGCTGATTTATTGGTATTGGAACGCTTGAACAAAGTGGCTGATTTAAAGCGGATTTTGTTGGGGGGTTAAGGAACGGAACGGAGGTTAGAATGGCATGGCTATGAAACAAAGGGTGAAACCGTCTGCACGACAGTATATCCGTCCTGATGGACAGTTAAGTACTCAAGGGCGCAGGGTATGGGGAAAAATAAGTGATCATTTGAAAGATTCCTTCTATAAATGGATGGTTCAAGTTCGTCTGTTTGACCGAAGGTCGATCCTCTTGCAACGTCAGGGTCGGATTGGAACTTATGCACCTTTGGAGGGTCAGGAGGCGGCACAGGTGGGAAGTGCCCTTGCCCTGAAAAAAGAGGATTGGATTTTTCCCAGTTATCGGGAACACGGTGTTGCGATGATTGCCGGGATGCCGCTGTCTCGTATACTTCTCTACTGGATGGGAAGGGTGGAAGGCAATGTTACTCCAGAGGGGGTTCGCCTGCTCCCTCCCTGTGTTCCCATTGCGACACAGATGCCCCAGGCAATGGGAGCGGCATGGGCGGCAAAGTTGAAGAAAGAATCCTCAATTGCCGTTGCTTACTTCGGGGACGGGGCTACATCAGAGGGCGACTTTCATGAAGCTTGCAATTTTGCCGGGGTGTTTCAACTTCCAGTCGTTTATTTTTGTCAAAACAATCATTATGCGATCAGTGTTCCTTTTCATCGACAGTCAGCAACCCCGACAGTGGTGGAAAAAGCAGATGCCTATGCCATCCAGGGAGTCCAGGTGGATGGTAATGATGTACTGGCGGTATACACGGCGATGAAGGAAGCCGTGGACAGGGGACGTCAGGGAGAAGGAGCAACATTGATTGAAGCGGTCACCTATCGCAAAGGAGCTCATACGACAGCGGATGATGCCACCCGTTACCGGGATGAGCAGGAAGTGGAGGAATGGGTGAATCATCGGGATCCTCTCCGTCGTTACGAGAGCTTGTTGATCCGGGAAGGATTGTGGACTGAAGCGGAAATGCGGGATTGGGAGAGCTACTGCAAGGAAACCGTCGAGCAAGCGGTCCGGGAAGCAGAAGCGGCGTCACCTCCGTCAGCTGAACACCTGTTTGCCCATGTATTTGAAAAATTGCCTCCCGATCTTGTGAAACAGCGGGAGCAGGTGCAAAGGAGAGAAGACGAGCTTGGCTGACAAAACATTGATTCAAGCCATACAGGACGGGATGCGTGTCGCCCTGGAAGAGGAGCCTTCAGTTATTGTATTGGGGGAAGATGTGGGGAAAAACGGAGGTGTGTTTCGGGCAACAGAGCACTTATGGGAAGCATTCGGTGATGACCGGGTCATCGATACACCCTTGGCAGAAGCGGGAATTATCGGTGCCTCCATCGGCATGGCGGTAAACGGCTTGCGTCCCATCGCCGAAATACAGTTTATGGGCTTTATCTATCCAGCTTTTGAACAGATCGTAACCCATGTGGCTCGTTTCCGTACCCGGACACAGGGTCAATATCCCGCTTCCCTTGTGATTCGGGTTCCCTACGGAGGCGGAATCCGCTCACCGGAGCTGCATTCGGACTCCACGGAATCCCTGTTTGTACATACGCCGGGTCTGAAAGTGGCGGTGTCATCCAATCCCTATGATGCCAAAGGCTTATTGTTGGCGGCGGTTCGGGATCCGGATCCGGTTATCCTGTTGGAGCCGATGCAGATCTACCGGTCGGTTCGGGGAGAGGTTCCGAAGAGCTGGTATGAAGTTCCTTTGGGGCAAGCCCGAAAGCTGAAGGAAGGAGAAGACTTGACTCTGATTGCTTGGGGAGCAATGGTGCCTCTGGCGGAGAAAGCGGCAAACATATATGAGGAAAAAGGGATTACCTGTGATCTGATTGACCTGCGGACCTTGTATCCTTTGGATGAGGAAACCATTATTGCATCAGTGAAAAAAAC is part of the Kroppenstedtia pulmonis genome and harbors:
- the sigI gene encoding RNA polymerase sigma-I factor, translated to MHVPGDGDRSQDKRELEKRVLMAQTEPSSGQRERLLREYRPYIQKIASRICKRSVTMQDDEFSIALNGFNEAISRYEQNQPSSFLSFAYMVVQRRLVDHYRREKKHQNQLPLVPAGARENEPTHPEVVAQSFDHYREQELSEVRRSEVAQFAQLLRRYDITMTDLVKTSPKHRDTRENMLALAQIIVNEKDLLKQFLHGKKITKEFAERVGCHRRTLRRHRTYLIALALVLVEDLPMMREYLGFSYEKKGGGACAEGDRDGSRSTVLGRDDT
- a CDS encoding anti-sigma-I factor RsgI family protein is translated as MQKGIVMEVGPQYWVVMTPEGEFLKVPTDERSVEPGDEICFTLKKERLALFKKRRSWIASGLAVALVTLFLLIPVIGPSQAQADSYVYLDLNPSLELGLDKSGKVIQVRPLNETGKKLVKGLDWKGFEVDSFVVTVLSKARADGYIRPQEGIIVSQTSSERNHVPQTQRTLQSIKQSVERDPELNQEELKVFTLLLPDLLRKRAEEMGISPAKYALWMLSKRDGQPIGSDELMALSTSDLMKRIDISPILRNPPSKDEWEDWIEEDDKLKEKGSENPDSKDEKEKDQSSQDPQKSKDGQDSSKDSSNRDNPSSEKPKGKDQKDHPDNPSGSDPSDPDRSDEKPGEGHQDSPDSDPAGDQGKEPDEAESDHSKTTHD
- a CDS encoding AbrB/MazE/SpoVT family DNA-binding domain-containing protein, giving the protein MRGIGIVRKVDHLGRVVLPKELRDVMNISAHDGVEIFVNGDAIILQKYNPSCIFCDSNTRLFYFKSKIVCEECLQETRIYVT
- a CDS encoding enoyl-CoA hydratase-related protein; amino-acid sequence: MNTRNLLVSCVKGVGRVQLHRPHVLNALNRELIRELVQVLEEMDQQDEIHVILISGGDRFFAAGADIDEMADASAVDMLVTDPFSDWDRIRRISKPMIASVGGYALGGGCELAMICDMIIASEKAQFGQPEINLGVMPGAGGTQRLTRAVGKAKAMEMVLTGRPITAREAFQAGLINRVVPTELLENESMKLAQEVAAKAPVALRLAKQAVLRSFDTTLKEGLDYEQKLFYLLFATHDQEEGMKAFKEKRPPRFFGK
- a CDS encoding enoyl-CoA hydratase-related protein, which codes for MAETVVWTKDSHVGVITLNRPQVYNAFNQQMNQELLQALKEMGKDHEVRAVVITGAGKAFCSGQDLNDRSDPHVQQLSLGESVRNRYNPIVKAIAEMEKPVIAMVNGVAAGAGCSLALACDLRIISDRAKFVEAFVRIGLVPDSGSSYFLPRLVGYGRAMELLLSGRDVEAEEAVQIGMANRLVSHERLEDETLNWAKQLAQGPTKTMGLIKRSLNKAMDSGLDEALEYEACMQEIAGKSEDFQEGIRSFAEKRAPRFSGK
- a CDS encoding Leu/Phe/Val dehydrogenase, whose protein sequence is MSDIFELMEEGGHEQVIFSRHAGTGLKSIVAIHDTTMGPALGGCRMIPYASTEEALQDALRLSRGMTYKCSLADVDYGGGKAVIIGDPRVDKTPELFRALGRFIGGLGGRFFTGTDMGTVPEDFVHAARESSSFAGLPESHGGGGDTSVPTAYGVMQGFQATAQFLWGSKSLKGKKVAVQGAGKVGEKLISHLVEEGAEVVIADTDVNQVRKLKERYPNQVATTDVESIHRQSCDIFAPCAIGGGINDQTIPELDCSAIVGSANNQLAEDRHGEELYKRNILYAPDYLVNAGGLILVADELEGPCRERVMEKTRGIYDILLKIFERSVTDDIPTSRAADLLVLERLNKVADLKRILLGG
- the pdhA gene encoding pyruvate dehydrogenase (acetyl-transferring) E1 component subunit alpha, translated to MAMKQRVKPSARQYIRPDGQLSTQGRRVWGKISDHLKDSFYKWMVQVRLFDRRSILLQRQGRIGTYAPLEGQEAAQVGSALALKKEDWIFPSYREHGVAMIAGMPLSRILLYWMGRVEGNVTPEGVRLLPPCVPIATQMPQAMGAAWAAKLKKESSIAVAYFGDGATSEGDFHEACNFAGVFQLPVVYFCQNNHYAISVPFHRQSATPTVVEKADAYAIQGVQVDGNDVLAVYTAMKEAVDRGRQGEGATLIEAVTYRKGAHTTADDATRYRDEQEVEEWVNHRDPLRRYESLLIREGLWTEAEMRDWESYCKETVEQAVREAEAASPPSAEHLFAHVFEKLPPDLVKQREQVQRREDELG
- a CDS encoding alpha-ketoacid dehydrogenase subunit beta, which produces MADKTLIQAIQDGMRVALEEEPSVIVLGEDVGKNGGVFRATEHLWEAFGDDRVIDTPLAEAGIIGASIGMAVNGLRPIAEIQFMGFIYPAFEQIVTHVARFRTRTQGQYPASLVIRVPYGGGIRSPELHSDSTESLFVHTPGLKVAVSSNPYDAKGLLLAAVRDPDPVILLEPMQIYRSVRGEVPKSWYEVPLGQARKLKEGEDLTLIAWGAMVPLAEKAANIYEEKGITCDLIDLRTLYPLDEETIIASVKKTGRTVIVHEAPQTAGLGAELVARINERAFLWLEAPVIRVTGFDVPVPMFALEDDYRPSVQRICQGMEQAIHF